A section of the Methanobrevibacter arboriphilus JCM 13429 = DSM 1125 genome encodes:
- the mtaA gene encoding methylcobamide:CoM methyltransferase MtaA has product MNLKENLLSVLSGENVDVAPVISVTQLGIVESMEKTGAIWPEAHKDSEKMAKLGSSLYELAGLECARIPFCLTVEAEAMGAQVDLGGKDKPPQVLNTPFSNADDIDIPDNFLDNGRIPTVLKAVEILKEKYDDLPIVVGITGPFTLTGHLLGVENLVRYLKTDIDEVEDAIENSLDACMDYAEALSDVEVDVVCVAEPTASPELIDPLQFKSIVKPRLEDLAGFINEKKVLHICGSTQEIIHDMASIGYDGISVEEKVNIVKAKEDIECGISSLKSGGKCLPNNINTPSKIIGNISTSQTLFTGSIEDVKTEVKKALDDGIDILAPSCGLAPLSPIANIKAMVEARNEYYGL; this is encoded by the coding sequence ATGAATTTAAAAGAAAATCTTTTATCAGTGCTTTCAGGAGAAAATGTTGATGTTGCACCAGTTATTAGTGTTACACAATTGGGAATTGTAGAATCTATGGAAAAAACAGGAGCCATATGGCCTGAAGCCCATAAAGACTCTGAAAAAATGGCTAAACTTGGGAGTTCTCTTTATGAACTTGCTGGACTTGAATGTGCAAGAATACCTTTTTGTCTTACTGTTGAAGCTGAAGCTATGGGTGCACAAGTAGATTTAGGTGGAAAAGATAAACCTCCTCAAGTTTTAAATACACCATTTTCTAATGCAGATGATATAGATATTCCAGATAACTTTTTAGATAATGGAAGGATTCCAACTGTATTAAAAGCTGTTGAAATTTTAAAAGAAAAATATGATGATCTTCCAATTGTTGTTGGAATTACTGGGCCTTTTACATTAACAGGACATTTACTAGGTGTTGAAAATCTTGTTAGATATTTAAAAACTGATATTGATGAGGTTGAAGATGCAATTGAAAATTCTCTTGATGCTTGTATGGACTATGCAGAGGCTCTTTCTGATGTAGAAGTAGATGTTGTATGTGTAGCTGAACCAACTGCTTCTCCAGAGCTTATTGATCCTTTACAATTTAAATCTATTGTTAAACCAAGGTTAGAAGATCTTGCAGGTTTTATAAATGAGAAAAAGGTTTTACATATTTGTGGATCTACTCAAGAAATAATTCATGATATGGCTTCTATTGGTTATGATGGAATCAGTGTTGAAGAAAAAGTTAATATTGTTAAAGCAAAAGAGGATATTGAATGTGGTATATCTTCTTTAAAATCTGGTGGAAAATGTTTACCTAATAATATTAATACTCCTTCAAAGATTATTGGAAACATTTCTACAAGTCAAACATTGTTTACAGGTTCAATCGAGGATGTTAAAACAGAAGTTAAAAAAGCTTTAGATGATGGAATAGATATTTTAGCACCTAGCTGTGGATTAGCTCCATTATCTCCAATAGCTAATATTAAAGCAATGGTTGAAGCAAGAAATGAATATTATGGTTTATAA